AGTCGGGCATTCTCCTGGATCTTGGTCTGAACCTCTCGTACGTAGTCGTTGTAGAACTGGGGTGCCTTTCCGGTCTTGGCATCGACGCACATGTGCTCGATGAAGCCGTCAGTGTCAAAGGACAGAGAGGCCAGGACTTCCAGAGATGATGAGGTGACACCTCCCTTGTTGGCAGAAGCATCCTTGTAGAGAATGCAGCCGGCAGCCTCCAGGCGCAGCTTAGCGTCCTGGGTGATGAACAGGTTGGCACCCTCAACAATGTAGGGGATGATGCTCTTGCCGTCCTTGATGAGGCGGTTGACCGAGATGAGGTCAATGGATTCGGGTCGGCCACCGCAGGGAACAAAGCTGTCCGTCATATCGGTCTCGCGCAGGTGGTAAGTGTTGCGGAAAGATGTGCCGTTGTTGACGACCTCTCCGCTAGGCAGAGTGACGTTGTTCTCGTCGCAGAGAACGCGGTATCCGTCCTTGGACAGCTTGGACATGTCGTACTCGATAATCATGGCACGCTTCTTGGCCAGGCGAATCAGCTCGTCCTTGTCCAGGCCGTTGGGGTCCGCCAGCACACCAGAGCCGTCGACGACAGCAGTGTACTTTTCGTTGCTGAGAAGGATTTCGTTGCTGCCCAAGTCGCCGTCGGGACCACCGGTCTGCATCTTTCGGACCTGAGAGGGGTCGAGGTCGAGCTTGCGGTAGATGCCCTTGACATACTCGCGCACAGACAGGGTAGTCATTCCGTACTTGTCGTGGGGGATACCACCCAGCTTGGGGGACTTGCCGGTGAAGAAAGACTTCCACCAGGGAGCTCCACGAGCCTTGGCGTGCTCGGTGGCCCAGTTGACCAGGTCAGCGGTGTTCTCATCGGGACCCATGAACAGGATCTCCTCCTTTCCATATAGATCAACAATGGGGTTCTTGATTCCAGGGGTCTCTGCGGGGAGGAGAAGATCGAGGATACTATCAATGTACTTCTCAAACGCCTCGGTGGCCTTGTCCTGCTGCTTGGGGTCCAGGAGAATGACACCCTTGGATCCACCCTCGGGAATGTCCTTGTTCTTGCGCTGCTGGGTGCTGGCAAGGCCGTAGTTCTCGTCAAAGAGGTTACGCGCGTTGATGCCATAGGCCTCCTTGCTGCGGGACTTGACGATACGGATACCACCTCGAGAAATGTCTCGGAAACGGAGGTGGAAGCCACGAGACTCAGCGCCAATGACCAAGAACATACCATACAGGGGCTTGGGGTACTCAGCCTCTGGCAGGAAAGAGGGATCCAAGCGGAAGCTCAGAGCGACCTTGGTGGGGGTGAAGTAGTTGGTCTTGAGGATGGCGTTGTTGAACACGCGGAAGGCAGTCATGACCATCTCGTCGTGCTCGTTGGCGACCGTCTTGGAGATCCTGTCTCGGAGCTTGTCATCAGACATGACCTCGACGGCAGGGGTGGCCAGGACTGCGCCGTTCTCCTGCTGCAGAGGCGCGGGGAAGTGCACGTTGGCAAAGGCAGCATAGAGCAGGCGGACCAGCTCGGGGTATGTCTGGATAATCTCGACAATGTAGTCGGGGGTAAAGGTCTCGGTACGGAGACGTCGCTTGAGCTTGGACAGCAGAGCCGCATGAGCGTTCTGCTTGGGGTCCAGGATCTCGGAGAGAGAGGCGTACTCGGGGCCGAGACGGTTCAGGAAGTGCTGGACAAACACCCAGGCGCTGTGGGCGTAGACGGACTCCTGCAGGCTCAGCTCACCAGTGGCAAATAGGTGGTGGAACTTGTTCTGGGGCAGGCAGTAGAGCAGGGAGATTTCCTTGGTGATCTGGTGGATTGAGGCATCGATCGAGGGGAAGTAGCCCTCCAGGTTGGCGGCGGGGCGGAGGTAGACAGACATGACGGTGATGCCGTTGGAGAACTGCTCCACATACTTTCGCGAGGAGGTGACTCCATAGTAGTGGTACAGGTCACTGAGGGTCGAGAAGATGCCGCGGGCAGTGCGGCTGCGGAAAGCAACAACCAGACGTCTCTCGGCCGAGCCCTCAATGTCGAAGACCTCAATGACGGGGCCAGCTCGGTTGACGGCAAGCTCGATGATCTCCTGGTAGATCTGCTTGGTGTTGGCGGTGGCCTTTTGCCAGAAACCAACGTCGGAGATGACCTCGATTCTGGTCTCCTTGGGGTCGGTAGACTCGGGGCTCTGCTTGAAGTGGCACTGGTACACAAAGTAGCAGCGGAGAGTGGCCTTTGAGCTCGGGCTGGCGCCAATAGCGGCAGGCGATCGGAAGGTCTCGACACGGTACTTGCTCTTGCCCTGGTGATCCAAATACTTGGACTCGAGACGAGACTCGTACCTAGGGCCGGCAACGTGGGCCTTGCCAGGCTCGCTCGTGTCGATGTAGATGGCGTGGTCATGGGCCTCCATGTCCAGGCGGATCTCCTCCTGCTTGTCCTCTCTTGAGTGGGCAGCAACCTTGGCGGCGTAGAGAGAGGTGATCTGGTTGGCAATGACATCGGGGGTCTCGATGTGGAAGTAGACATCGTCGATGCCCAGCTTCTCGTAGAACCACTCAATCTGCTCGTCAATCAAGGCATCAGGGAGCCAGCCACCCTGCTGGATGATGGCCTTGACAGACTTGATCTGCTCCGTCTTGCCCTCAAACTGGGGGGCGACGTAGCCGACTGTGGCAGAGCGCAGAACTCGGTGTCCATTCCTCACGCTAAGAGGAACCTGGGGGACGCTGACGTGAGTGGGCTGAGGTGAGGGACCACGACTTGATTCTGATTCAGAAGTCTGAATCTGAGCCAAAGCCTTGGGCCTGGGGGGAGCTGCGGAAGACATTGTGGAGGATAGGTCTAAAGGGTCCTTGTATTCAGGGAAGCTGTCCAAGTGGGAAAAGTTAGTTTGGAGTGCCAAAGCCATGGTGAAGGTATCAAgcagcagagaaaaaaagtattaaacaaGAAACAATGAATACACGAAATTTGgaagaaattaaaagttgGTATGAAAAcgggaagaaggagagaacgCTGGCGTGCAAGGAAAGCCGTTGCTAAGACGTAtatcttatatatactttcAAGCCACGATGCTCCCAAGCTGTAGCGTGAAAAGATAAGGATTTCTTTTGCATTGGTTTGCCAATGACAGGCAACCCGGCGCATGAATCAAATGACATAGGCGATCCAGGCAAGGGTAGCTATCAAGCCCCAGGTAAGACACGCCAGAGACGCAAGGAGAGATCAGATGGCAGCGCCACACTCGTGGTGTTGATACCGCGAGATATCGCAGTTGCCAGGGGCAAGGAATGCGAGTGCTCGCCCAAGCTTGGCTGGGCAAAGGCCACGGTTGAATGTAAAACACGATTCGTGCTCACCGCCGCAGGCCAAAGCTCAGGCACGTCATGATGCCACAGCCCCTTGGGCGGTTTTCTGCAAACTAGTCTGCCGTATTGATTCGACGGGAGCGGCGGAGGGCGACGAGGGgcacagaaaaagaaaaacagccACTAACAGCCCAATCGCAAGGCTAGCTATCACCACGTACCTAATATCAAGACAGGGAAGGGCGAAATGGTAAGAATAGCAGCGGATCTCGTGTCAATCCTAGAGCAATTGAAAAAAGCAGTCAGCCAACAGCTGCTTtcggaaaaaaaggagagattGTTTGTCAGATCCATCAATCAGACGTACCAGATAACGCTATTCAAACAGCagttaaaaaagctaaaggctGAGGCTGTGGCGGGGCAGGGGGCTTCAGCTGATAGTGGTGCTCCTGCGGTCTGGATGGCGACAGGAGGAAGATAAGAAGACCCAAGATCGGTGAGACGGGCTTCGTATTTATGAGGTCGGTGCGTGGACGAGAGATAAGAGAAGAAATTCTGCGAGAGAGTTTCTATTTTAAGCGCTGCGTCTAGAAGCCACAGAACGGCCATCTGTTAGCAACTCCGTTGCTGTTTGCAGCCAgattcctctttttttccaaagcGGATCAGAAGGAGCTGACAGCTTCGGCAGTGCCGaggtgccgctgctggtgatCATTGGATCGCCTGGGACCCTTTTGTTGGGCTGTGTTGGAGCTGGACTCACCGTTTTGGGACTTTTGTCTAATaatgttttctctttttttttgtttggttCTTTTGTTTATCCCCTGAGGATGGTGTTGGGCGAGGGGGATGCTGGTAGAAAAGATGCAGATGGCAGAGAAAGAGTATAGGTAGTGGCGTATAGTTGACGGCTCAGAGGGATTGAGGAGCCAATTGGCGCTGGTGACAGGCCTGACGGGATGATTCAAGGACAACAAGTGAAGCTGAAGCTACTCATCTGCACCAAACGCACCCGGCGGCGCTGGCTCTTAAGTACTCTGGCGATTCTGGCTCTGGTGAGCTCGTCGACGCTTCGTGACTCTTGCCATCGTCACGGTACGCCACGGTACTTGGCGCTGGTGACCTCGTTGCCCCTCCCCGGGTGGGCCAGCCAGGCCCAGAACTGGAGCCCCCCCTGCGCTGGCCGAGTGCCGCTAGAGCGCTGTAGCACTGTACATGTACGTCCGGTACAGCGAGTACATTGTGTCCCTCCGGCACGCCTGGCCCGCTTAAGCTGCTTCTcgaatcttttttttcgtctcGTTAGCCCGGCACAGTGCCAGCCGGTGATCCGGGCCGGTCGAGCTCGCTTTTTGCGTCGCCCTATGACCTGCTTCAGGGCCTTGCCGCTTCCCCCAGCGCCTGTGTTTTAGGGGGCCTGGCCGCTAGCAGCATCACGTTGGCTGTTGCTGGGCTTCTCGCTTTGCCTCCGGCTAGACCGTTGGCACGATGTCAGATGACTCTGGCTCTCATCTCAATGCGGCCGGGGGGGCGACAAAGTCCCTATTCCAAACAAACGGGCGTGTGCTGTACAGTATTGCCTGGGGGGCCGAGTACGAGTCCAGACGAAAGGGGGAacgagaatgagaatgagaaaacCATGCACGGTGTGCGATATGTCGTATCAACACTGTGCTGCACGCACTTCGACTTTGCACTTTGTACATGCTTTGTACATGCAAGCATGTCCGGCCCCCAATGAGGGCAGAGAAACGCTCAAAAGACCCCAAGAGGAACAGCGCGCAAGTTGCGAACAATACATGCTTGATGGCGATATGACCTCACGCCAGCGCCTGGCacgctgcagcttctctccaGGCACTGTAGGCGGTGCGAGTAGGTAAGTATTACCAAATAGCAACTCGCGGCTAGACCCCAAGGGGCAGTATCGCTGGTCCGGGCGTCCGGTACCTGACCGTTCAGCAATCAGGAACCAGCACCGGGGCTGCAGGGCAGGCGCAGGCGCTGCAATGCGGCACCTGGTCACAAATTCCGCCAATCCTCCGGGCCGGTGACACCCACACAAGGCCGACG
The Trichoderma asperellum chromosome 7, complete sequence DNA segment above includes these coding regions:
- the GDH1 gene encoding glutamate dehydrogenase (NADP(+)) gdh1 (BUSCO:EOG092D0CFT); its protein translation is MALALQTNFSHLDSFPEYKDPLDLSSTMSSAAPPRPKALAQIQTSESESSRGPSPQPTHVSVPQVPLSVRNGHRVLRSATVGYVAPQFEGKTEQIKSVKAIIQQGGWLPDALIDEQIEWFYEKLGIDDVYFHIETPDVIANQITSLYAAKVAAHSREDKQEEIRLDMEAHDHAIYIDTSEPGKAHVAGPRYESRLESKYLDHQGKSKYRVETFRSPAAIGASPSSKATLRCYFVYQCHFKQSPESTDPKETRIEVISDVGFWQKATANTKQIYQEIIELAVNRAGPVIEVFDIEGSAERRLVVAFRSRTARGIFSTLSDLYHYYGVTSSRKYVEQFSNGITVMSVYLRPAANLEGYFPSIDASIHQITKEISLLYCLPQNKFHHLFATGELSLQESVYAHSAWVFVQHFLNRLGPEYASLSEILDPKQNAHAALLSKLKRRLRTETFTPDYIVEIIQTYPELVRLLYAAFANVHFPAPLQQENGAVLATPAVEVMSDDKLRDRISKTVANEHDEMVMTAFRVFNNAILKTNYFTPTKVALSFRLDPSFLPEAEYPKPLYGMFLVIGAESRGFHLRFRDISRGGIRIVKSRSKEAYGINARNLFDENYGLASTQQRKNKDIPEGGSKGVILLDPKQQDKATEAFEKYIDSILDLLLPAETPGIKNPIVDLYGKEEILFMGPDENTADLVNWATEHAKARGAPWWKSFFTGKSPKLGGIPHDKYGMTTLSVREYVKGIYRKLDLDPSQVRKMQTGGPDGDLGSNEILLSNEKYTAVVDGSGVLADPNGLDKDELIRLAKKRAMIIEYDMSKLSKDGYRVLCDENNVTLPSGEVVNNGTSFRNTYHLRETDMTDSFVPCGGRPESIDLISVNRLIKDGKSIIPYIVEGANLFITQDAKLRLEAAGCILYKDASANKGGVTSSSLEVLASLSFDTDGFIEHMCVDAKTGKAPQFYNDYVREVQTKIQENARLEFEAIWREHEQTGIPRSVLSDKLSVAITDLDEKLQHSDLWENENIRKGVLKNALPKLLLEKIGLDTIISRVPENYLRAIFGSYLASRFVYEFGSQPSQFAFFDFMTKKLAEMAAQGNPTEQVRRMSIHQ